In a genomic window of Gloeocapsopsis dulcis:
- a CDS encoding amidase: MTDYPTAQAIVELRQSTAVEVLEKCLARIREREPIVGAWEYLSPHALQQAQRCDVAQAQGKLLGAFHGVPVGIKDTFATVDMPTGWGTPIHKGRQFGYDAAVVERLKAAGAVIVGKTVTTEYAIARPNKTRNPHNPKHTPGASSSGSAAAVADGMIPIAIGTQMVGSILRPAAYCGIFGFKPSFGVISRYGLMPSSRELDHVGIFARSIADIGLVLSVLAGTDARDPDCYATLIAPPPQKNHPKLALVLGSQWFQIETEAKQALFNSVTTLVAAGATVSQVDLPSEFDAYLDHVEVLCAAGIAANHSADYELHAQEMSPKLQQLIVRGRNINAIAYAKARHAVVDYNITLAKILSEFDAILTPVTTGTAPYGLENTGSFVFCALWTLCGLPAISIPVGVSNGLPLGIQLVGKRLRDRELLEIAQILYSRA; the protein is encoded by the coding sequence ATGACAGATTACCCAACTGCTCAAGCTATTGTTGAATTGCGGCAGAGTACTGCTGTCGAAGTTCTTGAGAAGTGTTTGGCACGAATTCGAGAACGAGAACCGATTGTTGGTGCTTGGGAATACCTTAGTCCTCATGCTCTCCAGCAAGCTCAACGCTGTGATGTGGCGCAAGCACAAGGCAAATTATTAGGTGCGTTTCATGGTGTTCCAGTTGGGATTAAAGATACGTTTGCTACCGTTGATATGCCGACGGGATGGGGAACGCCAATTCATAAAGGACGACAGTTTGGGTATGATGCAGCAGTTGTTGAGCGACTAAAAGCAGCGGGTGCAGTGATTGTTGGTAAAACTGTTACAACTGAGTATGCGATCGCCCGCCCGAATAAAACTCGCAATCCTCATAATCCCAAGCATACCCCTGGTGCGAGTTCGAGTGGTTCAGCGGCGGCTGTGGCTGATGGGATGATACCCATCGCGATTGGTACGCAAATGGTTGGCTCAATTCTACGCCCTGCGGCTTACTGTGGAATTTTTGGCTTTAAACCTAGTTTTGGTGTGATTTCGCGCTATGGTTTGATGCCTAGCAGTCGAGAACTCGATCATGTTGGTATTTTTGCCCGCAGTATTGCAGACATTGGTTTAGTATTAAGCGTTTTAGCTGGAACTGATGCGCGCGATCCCGATTGTTACGCTACACTGATTGCTCCACCACCACAGAAGAATCATCCCAAATTAGCACTTGTTCTGGGATCACAGTGGTTTCAAATTGAAACTGAGGCAAAGCAGGCACTTTTTAATAGCGTAACAACACTGGTTGCAGCAGGTGCTACGGTTTCACAAGTAGATTTACCGTCAGAATTTGATGCGTATCTCGATCATGTTGAAGTCTTGTGTGCGGCAGGTATTGCTGCAAATCATAGTGCAGATTACGAGCTTCATGCTCAGGAAATGTCTCCTAAGTTACAGCAACTCATTGTTAGAGGGCGAAATATAAATGCGATCGCCTATGCTAAAGCCCGTCATGCAGTTGTTGACTATAACATCACACTTGCAAAAATTCTGTCAGAATTTGATGCTATCTTGACACCTGTGACAACTGGTACTGCTCCCTACGGACTAGAAAATACTGGCTCTTTTGTCTTTTGTGCTTTATGGACGCTGTGTGGATTACCCGCCATAAGTATTCCTGTAGGTGTCAGTAACGGTTTACCCTTGGGTATTCAGCTTGTCGGAAAACGATTACGCGATCGAGAACTACTCGAAATAGCCCAAATTCTTTACTCGCGTGCCTGA
- a CDS encoding FCD domain-containing protein yields the protein MTSQLPQRSQPLYEQTYLALRSAILSGEIAVDERLIESQLAQRFQVSRTPVREAIRRLQQENLLASNDGALYITRLSLHDAIKLYDCRIALEQLSVVGACKNATAAQLKAIEQTVIQAENLMQRGHYQLQNRLLDLNFDFHRLIAQSSDNPWLVPLLDHLSNHTKLLRTQTLQAEPDITNIHSEHRQVYEAIARRDAPDAVEYITHHLTASQQRIAEIFERSHLEAMPAEISSFQPQVAIQCPRCQSFEVSRNGRRMGKQGYICRQCGRQFLTSYKSSRHSAEIREKCLTLHASGIGFREIERIVGVNHNTIIRWVKSAQDK from the coding sequence TTGACATCTCAGTTACCACAACGTAGTCAGCCGCTATATGAACAGACGTATCTAGCCTTACGTTCGGCAATTCTATCGGGTGAGATCGCCGTAGACGAACGACTGATTGAAAGTCAACTAGCGCAACGTTTCCAGGTAAGTAGAACTCCAGTACGCGAAGCTATTCGCCGCTTGCAGCAAGAAAACTTATTGGCTTCTAATGATGGGGCATTGTATATTACTAGGCTTTCGTTGCATGATGCAATCAAGCTTTACGATTGCCGAATTGCGCTAGAACAGCTAAGTGTTGTAGGAGCCTGTAAGAACGCAACAGCAGCACAGTTAAAGGCAATTGAGCAAACAGTCATTCAAGCCGAAAACTTAATGCAGCGAGGACACTATCAACTGCAAAATAGACTATTAGACCTTAATTTTGACTTTCATCGTTTAATTGCCCAAAGCTCAGATAATCCTTGGTTAGTGCCGCTGTTAGATCATCTCTCAAATCACACCAAACTCCTGAGAACCCAAACTTTACAAGCCGAACCTGATATCACAAATATCCACAGCGAACATCGTCAAGTGTATGAAGCGATCGCCCGTCGTGATGCACCAGATGCAGTTGAGTATATTACGCATCATCTGACGGCAAGCCAGCAGCGAATTGCTGAAATATTCGAGCGATCGCATCTAGAAGCCATGCCAGCAGAAATATCAAGTTTTCAGCCTCAAGTAGCTATACAATGCCCCCGCTGCCAATCGTTTGAGGTGAGCCGCAACGGACGGCGTATGGGTAAACAAGGTTATATTTGTAGACAGTGTGGACGCCAGTTTCTGACTTCGTATAAGTCATCGCGCCATTCAGCAGAAATTCGAGAAAAGTGCCTTACCTTGCACGCTAGCGGCATTGGATTTCGCGAAATTGAGCGGATAGTAGGCGTAAACCACAATACCATCATTCGCTGGGTAAAATCTGCTCAAGACAAATAA
- a CDS encoding extracellular solute-binding protein: MSKLFAHQFSRRTVLGAAMFASASWLLKSCGSAPDTATDASSSGEGGGQFVAATFPGTTEALSREKLAPEFSQTAGTQLSLVPLLAFEQVARLKASATNPPFDVVLLDDGQTNIAISEGLIQKFPADASENTKNVESAFLSTEGFAPIFYAQGVVLAYNTEKIQTPPTSWEALSNSNLAGSAGLVSMNSVLGTSFMVELARTRGGSESNIEPAFSMLQEILPNVNGVAANPGALLTLFQQGEVDIAPMWHNDAAYLKTRGVPVEWIVPESGLVGARYSMNVE; this comes from the coding sequence ATGTCAAAGTTGTTTGCTCATCAGTTTTCGCGTCGAACAGTCCTCGGTGCAGCCATGTTTGCGAGTGCAAGTTGGCTACTCAAAAGTTGTGGATCTGCTCCTGATACAGCGACAGACGCATCCTCATCAGGTGAAGGTGGTGGACAATTTGTTGCAGCAACGTTTCCAGGAACAACCGAAGCGCTGAGTCGGGAGAAATTAGCACCTGAATTTAGTCAAACTGCAGGAACACAATTGAGCCTTGTTCCTTTATTAGCGTTTGAGCAAGTCGCGCGTCTTAAAGCGTCTGCAACTAATCCGCCTTTTGATGTGGTGCTGCTGGATGATGGACAGACAAATATCGCAATCAGTGAAGGTTTAATTCAAAAATTTCCAGCAGATGCGAGTGAGAACACCAAAAACGTTGAGTCTGCGTTTCTAAGTACTGAAGGTTTCGCACCCATTTTTTATGCCCAAGGAGTTGTCTTAGCTTACAACACAGAAAAGATTCAAACTCCACCGACTTCTTGGGAAGCACTGTCAAACAGCAATCTGGCTGGTAGTGCTGGCTTAGTGAGTATGAATAGCGTACTGGGAACCAGTTTTATGGTTGAGTTGGCACGAACGCGGGGAGGTAGTGAATCGAACATTGAACCTGCGTTTAGTATGCTGCAAGAAATTCTACCGAATGTTAATGGTGTTGCCGCAAATCCTGGTGCATTATTGACACTATTTCAACAAGGAGAAGTTGACATTGCTCCGATGTGGCATAACGATGCTGCGTATTTGAAAACTCGCGGAGTGCCAGTAGAGTGGATAGTGCCCGAATCTGGACTTGTTGGGGCGCGTTACAGCATGAACGTTGAGTAA
- a CDS encoding Uma2 family endonuclease — MVQYNPLQFLPTEEELPETDHKPVDSQLQVLIASLLDDILSWIFRHRSDWFWGINMGVYYDPQKPPIVPDGFLCLGVDRLVKQGGRLSYVVWQEGKIPVFALEYVSKTYSGEYDTKKDDYANIGVTYYPVYNPEYYTRHNRSPFEVYRLVQGTYVLQSGEPFWMPEVGLGLGRAQGTYRGWNREWLYWYDSDGNRLPSPDERAEQAFQQLEQERRKTEELINRLRERGIDPETL; from the coding sequence ATGGTACAGTACAACCCGTTGCAATTCCTTCCCACAGAGGAAGAATTGCCTGAAACTGACCATAAGCCTGTGGATAGTCAACTCCAAGTCCTGATTGCCTCCCTACTGGACGATATTCTCTCCTGGATCTTCCGTCACCGCAGCGACTGGTTTTGGGGCATCAATATGGGCGTCTACTATGACCCGCAAAAGCCTCCAATTGTCCCAGACGGGTTCTTGTGCCTAGGAGTGGATCGGCTGGTAAAGCAAGGCGGCAGGTTAAGTTACGTAGTCTGGCAAGAGGGTAAAATTCCCGTTTTCGCCCTAGAGTATGTTTCCAAAACCTATAGTGGGGAGTACGACACCAAAAAAGACGATTATGCAAACATTGGTGTGACCTACTACCCGGTTTACAACCCAGAGTATTACACTCGTCACAATCGCAGTCCCTTTGAGGTGTATCGTTTGGTACAGGGGACGTATGTACTACAATCCGGTGAACCATTCTGGATGCCGGAAGTTGGTTTAGGTCTTGGTAGAGCGCAGGGAACCTATCGGGGGTGGAATCGCGAGTGGCTGTACTGGTATGACTCAGATGGGAACCGTTTGCCCTCACCAGATGAAAGGGCGGAACAAGCTTTTCAGCAGCTAGAACAAGAGCGACGCAAGACAGAGGAGCTAATTAACAGGCTAAGAGAGCGAGGAATCGACCCAGAAACCCTTTAG
- the hydA gene encoding dihydropyrimidinase — MTELDLVIRNGKVATAADVMDCDIGISQGQIVALAAELPKGKQEIDATNKLVLPGGVDAHCHMDQPMNDGSVMADNFYTGTLSAACGGTTTVIPFACQMKGNSLSAAVEDYHQRATDKAVIDYAFHLIVTDPTPHILDEELPELIAKGYTSFKVYMTYDDLKLSDRALLDVLAVARQEGAFVMVHAENSDCIAWMVQRLAQLGKTTPRYHATARPQAVEREATHRAIALAELVDVPILIVHVSGAEAVEQIQWAQNRGLRIYGETCPQYLFLTEADLDQPGFEGAKCICSPPPRDKANQQVIWDGLCNGVFQVMSSDHAPFRYADPQGKQICGTHGSFQYVPNGIPGIETRLPLLFSEGVNKKRIDLNTFVALTATNPAKLYGLYPQKGTIAIGSDADLVIWDTQRQVTITNEMLHHNVDYTPYEGMTLQGYPEVTISRGEIVYQQGEVLTQKGRGKFLPCGLSSFARPKVYT, encoded by the coding sequence ATGACAGAACTCGATTTAGTCATTCGTAACGGCAAGGTGGCGACAGCAGCTGATGTTATGGATTGTGATATTGGCATTAGTCAAGGTCAAATTGTCGCACTTGCAGCGGAACTTCCAAAGGGAAAGCAAGAAATTGATGCTACCAACAAATTAGTTTTACCTGGTGGTGTTGATGCCCATTGTCACATGGATCAACCAATGAATGATGGTTCGGTGATGGCAGATAATTTTTACACAGGCACACTCTCAGCGGCGTGTGGTGGTACAACGACAGTGATTCCCTTTGCCTGTCAAATGAAAGGAAACTCGCTTTCGGCAGCAGTGGAGGATTATCATCAAAGAGCAACCGATAAAGCAGTGATTGATTATGCCTTTCACTTGATTGTCACCGATCCAACACCACACATTTTAGATGAGGAACTCCCCGAACTCATTGCTAAGGGTTATACCTCATTCAAAGTCTACATGACTTACGACGATCTGAAATTGAGCGATCGCGCTTTACTTGATGTCTTAGCTGTAGCGCGGCAAGAGGGTGCGTTTGTGATGGTTCACGCAGAAAACAGCGATTGCATCGCCTGGATGGTACAGCGCCTAGCACAACTCGGTAAAACAACTCCACGCTACCATGCCACAGCCCGTCCGCAGGCTGTCGAACGCGAGGCAACACATCGGGCGATCGCCTTGGCTGAACTTGTAGACGTACCAATTTTAATTGTCCATGTTTCTGGCGCAGAAGCCGTCGAGCAAATTCAATGGGCGCAAAACCGTGGATTACGTATCTATGGGGAAACTTGTCCGCAATACTTATTTTTGACTGAGGCTGATTTAGATCAACCTGGATTTGAAGGTGCAAAGTGTATTTGCAGCCCACCACCACGCGACAAAGCAAACCAGCAGGTGATTTGGGATGGTTTATGTAACGGCGTCTTTCAAGTCATGTCCTCAGATCACGCACCATTTCGTTATGCTGATCCTCAAGGTAAACAAATTTGTGGCACTCACGGTTCCTTTCAATACGTTCCCAATGGTATTCCTGGCATTGAAACCCGATTACCGTTGCTATTTTCCGAAGGTGTTAATAAAAAACGTATTGATTTAAATACTTTTGTTGCTTTAACTGCAACTAATCCCGCAAAACTTTACGGATTGTATCCGCAAAAAGGCACGATCGCGATTGGTTCTGATGCAGATCTAGTCATTTGGGATACGCAGCGACAAGTCACAATCACAAATGAAATGTTGCACCATAACGTAGACTACACACCTTATGAAGGTATGACGCTGCAAGGTTATCCCGAAGTGACAATATCGCGGGGTGAGATTGTGTATCAGCAAGGCGAAGTTCTTACTCAAAAAGGGCGTGGTAAGTTCCTGCCCTGTGGTTTATCAAGTTTCGCCCGTCCTAAAGTTTATACGTAA
- a CDS encoding maleate cis-trans isomerase family protein — translation MAKRVLLGMLTPSSNTVLEPVTSAMVSSLPEVSAHFGRFRVTEISLQQQALQQFDNKPLIDAAQLLADAKVDAIAWNGTSAGWLGFEADVQLCQQITDVTGIPATTSVLALLEILRDCAKRSAQSDRQITKFGLVTPYLPDVQERIIVNFAEAGFHCIAEQHLNLSVNFTFSEVTPDKLTSMIHSVAAQQPQAILTFCTNLRAAPLVAELEKELGIPIYDTVTAAVWKSLCIAGVDSSRIEGWGSLFSHSFGKE, via the coding sequence ATGGCTAAGCGAGTTCTTTTAGGAATGCTAACTCCTTCTTCCAACACTGTCCTCGAACCTGTAACGAGTGCGATGGTTAGTAGCCTGCCTGAAGTTTCAGCACATTTTGGGCGGTTTCGCGTTACAGAAATATCGTTGCAACAGCAAGCATTACAACAGTTTGACAACAAGCCACTTATTGATGCTGCCCAGCTTTTAGCCGATGCCAAAGTTGATGCGATCGCATGGAATGGGACATCTGCAGGTTGGCTAGGGTTTGAGGCTGATGTGCAACTATGTCAGCAGATTACAGATGTGACAGGAATTCCAGCAACAACATCCGTGCTGGCACTTCTAGAAATTTTGCGCGATTGCGCAAAGCGCAGCGCCCAAAGCGATCGCCAGATAACAAAGTTTGGACTTGTCACCCCATACCTCCCTGATGTCCAAGAACGTATTATTGTCAACTTTGCCGAAGCAGGGTTTCATTGTATTGCTGAGCAACACCTCAATTTATCAGTCAATTTCACTTTTTCAGAAGTAACTCCAGATAAACTAACATCAATGATTCATAGTGTTGCTGCACAACAACCACAAGCCATTTTGACTTTTTGTACTAATTTGCGGGCTGCACCGTTAGTGGCTGAATTAGAAAAAGAACTTGGTATTCCAATCTATGACACCGTTACGGCAGCAGTTTGGAAATCACTCTGCATTGCTGGTGTTGATTCTAGTCGCATTGAGGGATGGGGTAGTTTATTCTCGCACTCATTTGGCAAAGAGTAG
- a CDS encoding amidase translates to MNAIHQLTATELVQAIQKKQVRVIEVVAACFEQIEQHNDRLKAIMTTCRDRAEAEARQADAAIEQGKSLGILHGVPFTAKDLTPTAGVRTTFGSLIYQDYVPQRDELCVARSRSSGSILIGKTNTPEFGLGAHCTNSLYGPTANPYNLNYTCGGSSGGAAVAVATGMCHLAQGTDMGGSVRTPASFCNIVGLRPSAGRIPRRRKMLLWDYLDTDGILARTVEDAALMLAAMAGEDWGDPLSVGSQWNIPDFSPQMCDRLPNSVRVGFSANLGIATIDSEVEAVFHYAISQIAGLCPQVNAAHPDCSMAQYAFETLRAATLLHKQKHHDAKYADLLSESVRWNIERGKGILAADLLQAEAERDRLYLNFLNFFEQYDILATVSASVPPFLHTQPEILEINHTPLRNIIDYLTITYTISLTGLPAISIPCGWTTLGLPIGMQLIGKPRGEAELLQFAYLLQKRLKFRHSWL, encoded by the coding sequence ATGAACGCAATTCATCAGTTAACGGCAACAGAACTTGTGCAAGCAATTCAAAAGAAGCAAGTGCGTGTTATTGAGGTAGTTGCTGCCTGCTTTGAGCAAATTGAACAACACAACGATCGCCTCAAAGCCATTATGACAACCTGCCGCGATCGCGCCGAGGCAGAAGCAAGACAAGCTGATGCAGCCATTGAACAAGGTAAATCACTCGGAATTCTGCATGGTGTCCCCTTTACGGCAAAAGACTTGACGCCAACTGCGGGGGTGCGGACAACTTTTGGTTCCCTTATTTATCAAGATTATGTTCCCCAACGCGATGAACTTTGCGTAGCGCGATCGCGATCCAGCGGTAGTATCTTAATCGGTAAAACGAATACACCAGAGTTTGGTTTGGGGGCGCATTGTACAAACTCACTTTATGGACCGACAGCCAATCCTTACAATCTTAATTACACTTGTGGTGGATCGAGTGGTGGCGCAGCAGTAGCAGTAGCAACAGGAATGTGTCACTTAGCCCAAGGCACCGATATGGGTGGATCGGTGCGAACCCCTGCAAGCTTTTGTAATATTGTCGGGCTGCGTCCCTCGGCTGGGCGTATTCCGCGTCGTCGCAAGATGTTGCTATGGGATTATTTAGATACTGATGGAATTCTGGCACGTACAGTAGAAGATGCCGCATTGATGCTGGCGGCTATGGCAGGTGAAGACTGGGGCGATCCGCTTTCGGTAGGCAGTCAATGGAATATACCAGATTTTTCACCGCAGATGTGCGATCGCTTGCCAAATAGTGTGCGTGTTGGGTTCAGTGCAAATTTAGGAATTGCCACAATTGATTCTGAAGTTGAAGCAGTTTTTCACTATGCTATTTCGCAAATTGCTGGTTTATGTCCTCAGGTAAATGCTGCACATCCTGATTGTTCGATGGCACAATATGCCTTTGAAACGCTGCGTGCTGCAACACTATTACACAAACAAAAGCATCATGACGCGAAGTACGCTGATTTACTTTCAGAAAGTGTGCGTTGGAATATTGAACGTGGTAAGGGAATTTTAGCAGCCGATCTTTTACAAGCAGAAGCCGAACGCGATCGCTTGTATCTTAACTTCTTAAACTTCTTTGAACAGTACGATATTCTTGCTACTGTCAGTGCCAGTGTTCCTCCATTTCTGCACACACAACCGGAAATTTTAGAAATTAATCATACTCCACTGCGTAATATTATTGATTACTTAACGATTACCTATACTATCTCTTTAACAGGTTTACCCGCGATTTCAATTCCCTGTGGTTGGACAACATTAGGATTACCTATTGGTATGCAATTAATTGGTAAGCCACGAGGTGAAGCTGAGTTGCTTCAATTTGCTTATTTATTACAAAAAAGATTGAAATTTCGTCATAGTTGGCTTTAG
- a CDS encoding ABC transporter substrate-binding protein, translating into MLGVISNLPFIRYNRRRFLGMGIAAAIAPILLNSCSNNQKTRNSGSRTIKFSHGSGLCNLPLFYASEKQLFEQYGFSGTTALTPFNADIAAQLATGQVEMAVIPFTNAIAAYTQGASFQVVAGSGIEGLIVVAKPEFKSFQDLKGRKIGTFQADTLDIIVYDYLQHEGMSYSDVEMVYFGDSTEVLNAYLAGQVDAISSIEPYATKAKTSTNGNVLGDGTDIYGAGYPDCVVAARNELIQNEPEVVKNVIRTFFEAQYLIENNFEEAAQTTIDKYYKTDIASLLQAAQAQPPGVDIRNKRDFMYSRAESMAALNYINQKPDNNFVNFSLLEQVIQESPELWQRVRVKTEAV; encoded by the coding sequence ATGCTAGGTGTAATTAGCAATCTGCCATTTATTCGCTACAATCGCCGTCGCTTCTTAGGAATGGGAATAGCAGCAGCGATCGCGCCAATATTACTTAATTCTTGTAGTAATAACCAAAAGACAAGGAACTCAGGTAGTCGTACAATCAAATTTTCACACGGCAGCGGGCTTTGCAATCTACCCTTGTTCTACGCTTCCGAAAAGCAACTATTTGAGCAATACGGTTTTAGCGGCACAACAGCCTTAACACCTTTCAATGCAGACATTGCCGCACAGCTAGCAACAGGGCAAGTCGAAATGGCAGTGATTCCGTTTACAAATGCGATCGCTGCCTACACTCAAGGTGCATCTTTTCAAGTTGTTGCTGGAAGTGGAATTGAGGGGCTAATTGTCGTTGCCAAGCCTGAGTTTAAAAGTTTCCAGGATCTCAAAGGTAGAAAAATTGGCACATTCCAAGCAGATACTTTAGACATCATTGTATACGACTATCTGCAACATGAAGGCATGAGCTACAGCGATGTTGAAATGGTTTACTTTGGTGATTCCACTGAAGTTCTCAATGCTTATTTAGCTGGACAAGTTGATGCAATTAGTAGTATTGAGCCTTATGCTACAAAAGCCAAAACATCAACGAATGGTAATGTACTGGGAGACGGAACCGATATCTATGGTGCTGGATATCCCGATTGCGTAGTAGCAGCACGAAATGAATTGATTCAAAACGAACCAGAAGTAGTTAAAAACGTCATCCGTACTTTTTTTGAAGCGCAGTATTTAATCGAAAATAACTTTGAAGAAGCAGCACAAACAACAATAGATAAATACTATAAAACTGATATTGCCAGTTTGCTGCAAGCGGCACAAGCGCAACCTCCTGGTGTAGATATTCGTAACAAACGCGATTTTATGTATTCGCGAGCAGAAAGTATGGCAGCATTGAACTACATTAATCAAAAACCTGATAACAACTTTGTGAATTTTTCTTTGCTAGAGCAAGTTATTCAAGAAAGTCCAGAATTATGGCAACGGGTGAGAGTGAAAACAGAAGCAGTATAA
- a CDS encoding amidohydrolase family protein encodes MHSSLIRGKYVICKVLSRTDVEIIEDGAIFQQNGKIIEIGKYADLTEKYQPDQILGSSEDVVLPGLINCHHHVGLTPFQLGSPDYPLELWFASRLAARNVDLYLDTLYSAFEMIESGVTTVQHIHGWRPGPASTWFGIAEQVLQAYYDIGMRSSYCFAVRDQNHFVYEANEEFVKKLPADIAPEVAAILKAQEVPLQDYLDFFEHLWHKWDRNADGRIHIQLAPANLHWCSDEALEKLQAYALKYDVGMHMHLLETAYQKVYAQKRTGKTAVRHLHDLGILGSHLTLGHGVWLTEDDIDLVAESSTMICHNASSNLRLQSGIAPLNHYVKRGVTVGMGLDEAGINDDRDMLQEMRLVLKLHRVPGMDELVPTSPQVFQMATEHGAKTTGFANEVGTLEAGKAADIVIMNWQHIAYPYLDQAIPILDAVLHRSRTSGVETVIVAGEVIYKEGKFTKVDKAEALEELANSLKVPLTPAEERRCILAQEVFPYVKKFYDGWLDHSHCDPFYCQNARH; translated from the coding sequence ATGCATTCATCATTGATTCGTGGCAAGTATGTAATTTGCAAAGTACTGAGCAGAACTGATGTTGAAATTATTGAAGATGGTGCAATTTTTCAACAAAATGGCAAAATCATTGAGATTGGTAAGTACGCAGATCTCACTGAGAAATACCAACCAGATCAGATCCTTGGTTCATCTGAAGATGTTGTTTTACCTGGGTTGATTAACTGCCATCATCACGTAGGACTTACGCCATTTCAACTCGGTTCGCCCGACTACCCTTTAGAATTGTGGTTTGCCAGTCGCCTTGCGGCGCGAAATGTCGATCTCTATCTCGATACTCTCTACTCCGCGTTTGAGATGATCGAGTCGGGAGTCACCACCGTACAGCACATTCATGGTTGGCGTCCTGGTCCTGCATCAACGTGGTTTGGAATTGCAGAACAAGTGTTACAAGCATATTACGACATTGGCATGCGATCGTCTTATTGCTTTGCAGTACGCGATCAAAATCACTTTGTCTATGAAGCAAATGAGGAATTTGTCAAAAAGCTACCTGCAGATATTGCACCAGAAGTTGCAGCAATTCTCAAAGCGCAAGAAGTACCACTACAAGATTACCTCGATTTTTTTGAACACCTCTGGCATAAATGGGATCGCAACGCAGACGGGCGAATACATATCCAGCTTGCGCCAGCTAACTTGCACTGGTGTTCAGATGAAGCTTTGGAAAAATTGCAAGCCTATGCATTGAAGTACGATGTCGGAATGCATATGCACTTACTGGAGACAGCATACCAAAAAGTTTATGCTCAAAAACGCACTGGTAAAACCGCCGTTCGTCACCTTCACGATCTGGGTATTCTGGGATCGCATCTCACGCTAGGACACGGTGTATGGCTAACAGAAGACGACATCGATTTGGTAGCAGAATCTAGCACGATGATTTGTCATAATGCAAGTTCTAACCTGCGCTTGCAAAGTGGAATTGCACCTTTAAATCATTATGTGAAACGGGGCGTCACTGTCGGTATGGGGTTAGACGAAGCAGGAATCAACGACGATCGCGATATGTTGCAAGAAATGCGCCTCGTCTTAAAGTTGCATCGCGTCCCTGGGATGGATGAGTTAGTCCCAACATCACCGCAAGTCTTTCAAATGGCGACTGAACACGGTGCAAAAACAACAGGATTCGCAAACGAAGTTGGCACTTTAGAAGCGGGTAAAGCAGCAGATATTGTAATAATGAATTGGCAGCATATTGCCTATCCATATTTAGATCAAGCAATTCCGATATTAGATGCTGTACTCCACCGCAGCCGTACTTCTGGCGTAGAAACCGTCATAGTTGCAGGTGAAGTGATTTACAAAGAAGGCAAATTTACTAAAGTAGATAAAGCCGAAGCATTAGAAGAATTAGCAAACTCGTTGAAAGTACCATTAACTCCAGCCGAAGAACGTCGTTGTATACTAGCGCAAGAAGTCTTTCCTTATGTCAAAAAATTCTACGATGGTTGGTTAGATCATAGCCATTGCGATCCGTTCTACTGTCAAAACGCCCGACATTAA